One Archangium violaceum genomic window, GTCACCAGCGTGGAGGAGCTGGGCGAGCTCGTGCTGCGCGAGAGCAACGGCCACATCCTGCGCGTGAAGGACGTGGCGCGGGTGGAGGACGGAGAAGTGGAGGCCGATACGGCCGCCGTGCGTGACGGAAAGTCCGCGGTGCTGCTGTCCATCCGCAAGCAGTCCGGTGAGAACACCGTGGCGCTCGTGGACGAGGTGCGCCGGCGCGTGTCGGAGCTGAGCACATCGCTGCCGCCGGGCTACACGCTGGAGGTGGTGCGCGACAACTCGGAGACCACCCTCACGGCCGTCCACGCGGTGCAGGAGCACCTCATCCTGGGTGGCATCTTCGCCGCACTGGTGGTGCTGCTGTTCCTCGGAAGCTGGCGCAGCACCATCATCTCCGCGCTCGCCATTCCCACGTCCATCATCGGCACCTTCGCGGTGATGAGCATGCTGGATCTCAACCTCAACACCATCAGCCTGCTGGCGCTCGCGCTGGCGGTGGGTATCGTCATCGACGACGCCATCGTGGTGCTGGAGAACATCCACCGCTTCATCCACGAGAAGAAGCTCAAGCCCTTCCCGGCCGCCATCCTGGCCACGAAGGAGATCGGCCTCGCGGTGCTCGCGACCACGCTGTCGCTGCTCGCGGTGTTCCTGCCGGTGGCCTTCATGGGCGGTATGCCCGGACGCTTCCTGAGCAGCTTCGGCCTGACGATGGGCGCGGCCATCGCCGTGTCGCTGCTGGTGTCCTTCACCCTCACGCCCATGCTGTGCGCGCGCTGGCTGGTGGGGGGCTCGGCGGCCCCCGAGCATGGTGGCCACCGCAAGCCCCTGCTCGAGCGCATGACCGACGTCATCTACATGCCCCTGGAGCGCGCCTATGAGCGCTCCCTGCGCTGGGTGATGGCGCACCGCTGGGTGGCCGTCGTGGCCTCGGTGGTGACGCTCGGCTCGTGCGGTCCCCTCATGGGGGCGGTGCCCAAGGGCTTCCTCCCCAAGAGCGACGAGGCCCAGTTCCAGGTGAACGTCCGCATGCCGGAGGGCACCAGTATGGATTCCACCCTCCTGGTCGCCGAGCGTGTCGCCCGGGAGATGCGCGAGAAGGTTCCGGAGGTCACCTCCACGCTCGTCACCATCGGTGACAGCGCGGACAAGTCCCCCAACGTGGCCGGCATCTTCGTGAAGATCGTCAACCCGGATCAACGCGAGGCCAGCCAGGACGACATCATGAACCGGGTGCGCGAGGAGATCACCTCCAAGATGCCCAAGGAGTACCGGGTGAGCGTGTCCAACGCGCCGCTGTTCGGCGGCGCTGGCACGCAGGCCGCGGTCCAGTTCGTGGTGACGGGTCCCGAGTTCGACGAGCTGGGCAAGCAGGCCACCCTCCTGCTGGACAAGATGAAGCAGATCCCCGGCGTGGTGGACGCGGACAGCAACCTCATCATCGGCAAGCCCGAGGTGAGCGCGTACATCGACCGTTCGCGCGCCGCGGACCTGGGCGTGCAGGTGCCCGACGTGGCCACCACCATGCAGATGGTGGTGGGCGGTCTCGATGTCTCCACCTACGTGGAGAACGGCAACCTGTACGATGTGCGGCTGCGCGCCGAGCCCGCTTCGCGCGACGACGTGGACGCCCTGTCGCAGATCACCGTCCCCTCCGCCCGGCTCGGGTCCGTGCCCTTGACGGACGTGGTGAAGCTGCAGCGCGAGGAGGGCCCTTCGCAGATCAACCGCATGAACCGCCAGCGGCAGATCATGCTCTCGGCCAACACCGCGCCGGGCGCCAGCACGGGCCAGGTCGTGGCGGAGTTCGAGCGCATCATCGCGGAGACGAAGCTGCCGGCCGGTTACGAGGCGAAGCCCGCGGGTCAGTCCCGCGAGATCGGCCGTACGGTGGGCAACTTCGCCCTGGCCTTCGGTCTGGCCTTCGTCTTCATGTACCTGATCCTCGCCGCGCAGTTCGAGTCGTGGATCCACCCCATCACCATCCTCCTGTCGCTGCCCCTCACGGTGCCCTTCGCGCTGGTGTCGCTGCTGATCTTCAAGCAGTCGCTCGACATGTACTCGATGCTGGGTCTGCTGGTGCTCTTCGGCGTGGTGAAGAAGAACTCGATTCTTCAGGTGGACCACACCAACCAGTTGCGGCATGAAGGGTTGCCGCGACTGGAGGCCATCGTTCGCGGAAGCAAGGACCGGTTGCGCCCCATCCTAATGACCACGCTGTCCTTCGTGGCGGGCATGATTCCGCTGCTGCTGTCCAAGGGCGTGGGCGCGAGCTTCAACCAGGCCACCGCCGGCGTGGTGGTGGGTGGCCAGACCCTGTCGCTGGTGCTCACGCTGTTGGTGACGCCGGTGGCCTACTCGCTGTTGGATGACGTGTCGGCGTGGTTCAAACGCAAGTTCGGCTCCAAGCGCTCGCCGGAGGAGACGGGCGAGGCCGAGGTGGCCCGAGCCTATGGCGGCGACACGCTCGCGGAGCTGCGCCCGGCACACACTGAGGAGGCGGCATGATTGCCCTACTCGCACTGACACTCACCGTGAGCACCGCGGCGCCGGTGCTCACGTTGGACGAGGCGCTCCAGGCGGCTCGTCAGAACAACCTCGACATCCAGGTGGCGCGCGCCCGCCTGGCGCAGTCCCGATTGCTGACCAACAGGGCGTGGGCCGGCTACCTTCCCACGATCACGGTGGGCGGCAGCTACACCCGCAACTCCACGGAAGCGGCCGTGTCGTTTCCGGGGGTTCCCGAGGAGATCGTCATCCAGCCGTACGATCAGCTCGCCGGCCGGGCCGAGGTGCGGCAGGCGATCATCGCTCCGACGTTGTGGCCCGCCATCCGCAACGCGGGCATCTCCGAGGACGTGGCGGAGCTGACCACGGAGAACGTGCGCCGGGAGGTCCTCTTCGGCGTGGCCCAGGCCTACTTCGGTGCCGCGAGCTACCAGGAGGCCATCCGCGCCGCGGAGTTCCTGCTGGAGGTGAACAAGGCGCGCG contains:
- a CDS encoding efflux RND transporter permease subunit — its product is MQWLASICVRKPVFASVIILLICVVGAAGYFKLNVDRFPKVDFPAVVVMTALPGAAPEEMETDVTEKVEEAVNTISGIDEMTSTTTEGSSMVVISFVLEKDIDVAVQEVRDRINQIAYELPKDVETPLVQKFDPDSVPVVILSVQAQRPVREITEYADRVLRRRLETVPGVGQVSIVGGRKRQVNVWMDPARMRAAGVSAAQLQMALAGQNMSLPGGSIETGPQRLTLRLRGRVTSVEELGELVLRESNGHILRVKDVARVEDGEVEADTAAVRDGKSAVLLSIRKQSGENTVALVDEVRRRVSELSTSLPPGYTLEVVRDNSETTLTAVHAVQEHLILGGIFAALVVLLFLGSWRSTIISALAIPTSIIGTFAVMSMLDLNLNTISLLALALAVGIVIDDAIVVLENIHRFIHEKKLKPFPAAILATKEIGLAVLATTLSLLAVFLPVAFMGGMPGRFLSSFGLTMGAAIAVSLLVSFTLTPMLCARWLVGGSAAPEHGGHRKPLLERMTDVIYMPLERAYERSLRWVMAHRWVAVVASVVTLGSCGPLMGAVPKGFLPKSDEAQFQVNVRMPEGTSMDSTLLVAERVAREMREKVPEVTSTLVTIGDSADKSPNVAGIFVKIVNPDQREASQDDIMNRVREEITSKMPKEYRVSVSNAPLFGGAGTQAAVQFVVTGPEFDELGKQATLLLDKMKQIPGVVDADSNLIIGKPEVSAYIDRSRAADLGVQVPDVATTMQMVVGGLDVSTYVENGNLYDVRLRAEPASRDDVDALSQITVPSARLGSVPLTDVVKLQREEGPSQINRMNRQRQIMLSANTAPGASTGQVVAEFERIIAETKLPAGYEAKPAGQSREIGRTVGNFALAFGLAFVFMYLILAAQFESWIHPITILLSLPLTVPFALVSLLIFKQSLDMYSMLGLLVLFGVVKKNSILQVDHTNQLRHEGLPRLEAIVRGSKDRLRPILMTTLSFVAGMIPLLLSKGVGASFNQATAGVVVGGQTLSLVLTLLVTPVAYSLLDDVSAWFKRKFGSKRSPEETGEAEVARAYGGDTLAELRPAHTEEAA